The Acidimicrobiales bacterium genome includes a window with the following:
- a CDS encoding NAD(P)-dependent oxidoreductase has protein sequence MATGAIGFIGLGLMGSRMAASLRRAGFELSVWNLSRPKAEEFARAHGASVADTPAAMAGQVDAVVSMVIDGPAVMDVLVGPGGVAEGARRGLLCVDCSTIGPTAARMVAKALAERGIAFVDAPVSGSLPGAETGTLTMMVGGAPGDVERARHLLEAMGELIVHVGELGQGQMVKVVSNSMAAANAVTVGEALLMAKRAGVDLDAFQRVVPGTSGASAMLDQKAALMRRHDYTTLFKLDQMVKDVRLCLEEARSLGIPFTSAAEAGQLLVAAAGRGHGSDDYAALIEALEGLSGERL, from the coding sequence GTGGCAACCGGTGCGATCGGCTTCATTGGACTGGGCCTGATGGGTTCTCGCATGGCGGCCAGCCTGCGCCGCGCTGGGTTCGAGCTGAGTGTGTGGAACCTGAGCCGGCCGAAGGCCGAGGAGTTCGCCCGTGCTCACGGAGCCAGCGTGGCCGACACGCCTGCCGCGATGGCCGGCCAGGTGGACGCCGTCGTCTCCATGGTCATCGATGGGCCCGCCGTCATGGATGTCCTGGTGGGACCCGGTGGCGTCGCCGAGGGCGCCCGGCGGGGGCTGTTGTGCGTCGACTGTTCGACGATCGGCCCCACGGCAGCCCGTATGGTGGCCAAGGCGTTGGCCGAGCGAGGGATCGCGTTCGTCGATGCCCCGGTTTCAGGGTCGCTGCCGGGAGCCGAGACGGGAACGCTCACCATGATGGTGGGTGGCGCGCCGGGCGACGTGGAGCGGGCACGGCACCTACTGGAAGCGATGGGTGAGCTGATCGTGCACGTCGGCGAGCTGGGGCAGGGGCAGATGGTCAAGGTGGTCTCGAACAGCATGGCTGCAGCCAATGCCGTGACGGTGGGCGAGGCATTGCTGATGGCCAAGCGAGCCGGGGTGGACCTCGATGCCTTCCAGCGCGTCGTCCCCGGTACTTCGGGGGCCTCGGCCATGCTGGACCAGAAGGCCGCACTGATGCGCCGCCACGACTACACGACACTGTTCAAGCTCGACCAGATGGTAAAAGACGTCCGTCTGTGTCTGGAGGAGGCCCGGTCCCTGGGCATCCCCTTCACGTCGGCAGCCGAGGCCGGCCAACTTCTTGTGGCCGCAGCCGGGCGCGGCCACGGCTCCGATGACTACGCCGCTCTGATCGAGGCTCTCGAAGGTCTGAGCGGCGAGCGGCTGTGA
- a CDS encoding 3-hydroxyacyl-CoA dehydrogenase family protein → MTNTRTLDGPIGIVGAGYIGHLFAQQFALAGYDVRAWSPTRSVHTLHDRLGESVSMLAEIGAVGSSAVDEVLTRVSTYDDLDTALAPCAAVMESIVEDAEVKSTCYRDIEAAIGADALLWSSTSNFPMTRLAAGMAHPERAIVVHPVQTQLIIFVEVVPGEKTSDATITETLRFADEVGLRAVRVRKEIPGFLWNRIWFAMLREMLHLVDIGAVDPLELDSLVQTTLRAFIPVFGPLQMTDLIGHDTLRDISNALYPELATDRRASRTIEQHVADGRLGVKSGRGFYDDNDQRVAELTSKLYRTARQLAADSTRAE, encoded by the coding sequence GTGACCAATACACGAACGCTGGACGGCCCGATCGGCATCGTCGGCGCCGGCTATATCGGACATCTCTTCGCACAGCAGTTCGCGCTGGCCGGCTACGACGTACGAGCGTGGTCACCCACCAGGTCGGTACACACACTGCACGACCGATTGGGGGAGAGCGTGTCGATGCTGGCCGAGATCGGCGCCGTCGGATCCTCGGCCGTCGACGAGGTCCTGACCAGAGTCTCCACATACGACGACCTGGACACGGCGCTGGCACCCTGTGCCGCCGTCATGGAATCGATCGTCGAGGATGCCGAGGTGAAATCCACGTGCTACCGAGACATCGAGGCGGCGATAGGGGCCGATGCGCTCCTGTGGAGCTCGACGTCCAACTTCCCGATGACCCGCCTTGCCGCGGGCATGGCTCACCCTGAGAGGGCCATCGTCGTGCATCCGGTGCAGACCCAGCTGATCATCTTCGTCGAAGTTGTCCCGGGAGAAAAGACCAGTGACGCGACGATCACAGAGACGCTTCGCTTCGCTGACGAAGTTGGCCTACGAGCCGTCCGCGTGCGAAAGGAGATCCCTGGATTCCTCTGGAACCGGATCTGGTTCGCAATGTTGCGCGAGATGCTCCACCTCGTGGACATCGGGGCAGTCGATCCCCTCGAGCTCGACTCCTTGGTCCAAACCACGCTGCGCGCCTTCATCCCGGTGTTCGGACCCCTCCAGATGACCGATCTCATCGGCCACGACACCCTGAGGGACATCTCCAACGCGCTCTATCCCGAGCTCGCCACCGATCGAAGGGCGTCAAGGACCATTGAACAACACGTCGCTGACGGTCGGCTCGGCGTGAAGAGCGGGCGGGGCTTCTACGATGACAACGACCAAAGAGTCGCTGAGCTCACGAGCAAGCTGTACAGGACCGCCCGTCAGCTCGCTGCCGATTCGACTCGAGCTGAATGA
- a CDS encoding SDR family oxidoreductase has translation MRRLAGRAAIVTGGAGGIGEATALALAREHASVAIVDIDGDRAEQVAQAITAFNGTAFSVSADLSEETEVVAAVAAVVARYGRLDVLHNNAAMTESDFLSRDTEVTDLPLEIWERTIAVNLRSQMLMCKHAIPEMVRDGGGSIINMSSGASLKGDRTRTAYGVSKAGVNTLTMYVAASHGKQGVRVNTIAPGLIITDAVRAHLTDRMLDGLGRATLTPYVGEPADVANLVVFLASDDSRYITGQMITIDGGMSAHVGSAAQDER, from the coding sequence ATGCGGCGTCTGGCCGGCCGAGCGGCCATCGTGACCGGAGGCGCCGGGGGAATCGGTGAGGCCACGGCGCTGGCCTTGGCGAGGGAACACGCGTCCGTCGCCATCGTCGATATCGACGGCGATCGGGCGGAGCAGGTCGCGCAGGCAATCACGGCATTCAACGGCACCGCCTTCAGCGTGTCTGCTGATCTCTCGGAGGAAACCGAAGTCGTCGCTGCGGTCGCAGCAGTCGTGGCGCGCTATGGGCGCCTCGATGTGCTCCATAACAACGCAGCCATGACGGAGTCCGACTTCCTGTCGCGCGACACTGAGGTGACCGACCTGCCTCTCGAGATCTGGGAGAGGACCATCGCGGTCAATCTTCGAAGTCAGATGTTGATGTGCAAGCACGCCATTCCCGAGATGGTCCGCGACGGCGGTGGCTCCATCATCAACATGTCCTCGGGCGCCTCGCTCAAGGGCGACCGGACTCGCACCGCCTATGGCGTCTCGAAGGCGGGCGTCAATACGCTGACCATGTACGTGGCGGCCTCCCACGGGAAGCAGGGTGTGCGCGTCAACACCATCGCTCCGGGCCTCATCATCACCGACGCGGTCCGCGCTCACCTGACCGACCGCATGCTGGATGGTCTCGGGCGGGCAACGCTCACGCCGTATGTCGGTGAGCCCGCAGACGTCGCCAACCTTGTCGTCTTTCTTGCTTCTGACGACTCGCGCTACATCACGGGCCAGATGATCACCATCGACGGTGGTATGTCTGCCCACGTCGGCTCCGCCGCGCAGGACGAGAGATGA
- a CDS encoding SDR family oxidoreductase — MVPSSVLLTDRVAVVTGGGGGIGRGVARALAAFGASVAVWERDAETAASAAKEVGGLGLTTDVREAVEVDAALARTIAELGPVSILVNNAGGVFSSPLLETSEKGWDALYRANLKHVMLCTQRVAQSMVESGTTGSIISVTSIEGVRAAPGYAAYAAAKAGVINFTKTAALELARHGIRVNALAPDITLTEGMAAVAPPGAEARFGLTVPMGRPGHVDEMGGAAVFLAGSLSSYVTGQTIHVDGGTQASSGWYHHPEDGSYILGPP, encoded by the coding sequence ATGGTGCCTTCGTCTGTGCTGCTCACCGACCGCGTGGCTGTCGTGACCGGGGGTGGAGGGGGGATCGGCCGGGGTGTGGCCCGCGCTCTCGCCGCCTTCGGTGCCTCGGTGGCCGTCTGGGAGCGCGATGCCGAGACTGCGGCGTCGGCGGCGAAGGAGGTCGGTGGGCTCGGCCTCACCACCGACGTCCGCGAGGCTGTTGAGGTCGACGCGGCGCTCGCCCGTACGATCGCTGAGCTCGGTCCTGTCAGCATCCTGGTGAACAACGCCGGAGGTGTCTTCTCCTCGCCCCTCCTGGAGACGTCCGAGAAGGGCTGGGATGCGCTCTACCGGGCCAACCTGAAGCACGTGATGCTGTGTACCCAACGTGTCGCCCAGTCGATGGTCGAGAGCGGAACGACGGGCAGCATCATCAGCGTGACCTCGATCGAGGGAGTCCGGGCGGCGCCCGGGTATGCGGCCTATGCGGCAGCGAAAGCTGGGGTCATCAACTTCACGAAGACCGCTGCACTCGAGCTCGCCCGTCACGGTATCCGGGTGAACGCACTGGCTCCCGACATCACCCTGACCGAGGGCATGGCGGCGGTCGCCCCGCCTGGAGCTGAGGCCCGTTTTGGCCTCACCGTTCCCATGGGCCGCCCCGGCCACGTCGACGAGATGGGCGGCGCGGCCGTCTTCCTGGCCGGCTCACTGTCGAGCTACGTCACAGGCCAGACCATTCATGTCGACGGCGGGACCCAGGCCTCGAGCGGCTGGTATCACCACCCGGAGGATGGGTCCTACATCCTCGGGCCTCCCTGA
- the gabT gene encoding 4-aminobutyrate--2-oxoglutarate transaminase, protein MTVVGQTPLPQERRLVTPIPGPQSSRLHAKRGEVVASGVASTVPVYAATASGAVVMDVDGNSLIDLASGIGVAGVGHGNPAVAAAVAAQAERFTHTCFMVVPYEGYVEVCDELNRLIPGDHAKKSALFNSGAEAVENAIKIARHATGRSAVVVFDHAYHGRTNLTMALTAKNMPYKDGFGPFAPDIYRVPASYPFRDPEGMTGEAAAERAIDQIESQVGASNTACLVIEPVQGEGGFIVPAPGFLVAMARWCRDTGVLFVADEIQTGFCRTGTWFACEHEGVVPDLVTTAKGIAGGLPLSAVTGEARLMDEVHIGGLGGTFGGNPVACASALASIRTMEDLDLTSAASRIGVIVSERLHALQAAHPAIGDVRGRGGMYAMELVEAGTKRSNAQAAQALAKACHQAGLIVLTCGTHGNVVRLLPPLVIDDALLLEALDVLAEAADTVLAAD, encoded by the coding sequence GTGACAGTAGTAGGGCAGACGCCCCTTCCACAGGAGAGGAGACTGGTTACCCCGATCCCCGGCCCACAGTCGTCACGGCTTCACGCCAAGCGAGGCGAGGTCGTTGCGAGCGGGGTCGCCAGCACAGTTCCCGTCTACGCGGCCACCGCGTCGGGGGCGGTCGTCATGGACGTCGACGGGAATTCACTGATCGACCTTGCCTCGGGCATCGGAGTGGCAGGTGTCGGCCACGGGAACCCTGCCGTGGCGGCCGCCGTCGCTGCACAGGCAGAGCGCTTCACACACACCTGCTTCATGGTCGTTCCGTATGAGGGTTATGTCGAGGTCTGCGACGAACTGAACCGACTGATTCCAGGAGATCACGCAAAGAAATCGGCACTGTTCAACTCGGGGGCCGAGGCGGTGGAGAACGCCATCAAGATCGCACGTCACGCCACCGGGCGTTCTGCCGTTGTCGTCTTCGATCACGCCTATCACGGCCGCACCAACCTGACGATGGCGTTGACTGCCAAGAACATGCCGTACAAGGACGGTTTCGGGCCCTTCGCTCCAGACATCTACCGAGTCCCGGCCTCCTATCCTTTTCGTGACCCAGAGGGCATGACCGGGGAGGCCGCCGCCGAGCGCGCCATCGATCAGATCGAATCGCAGGTTGGAGCGTCCAACACTGCCTGTCTTGTCATCGAGCCGGTCCAGGGGGAAGGCGGCTTCATCGTCCCGGCTCCGGGCTTCCTCGTCGCGATGGCTCGGTGGTGCCGGGACACGGGCGTGCTGTTCGTGGCCGACGAAATCCAGACTGGATTCTGTCGCACGGGAACCTGGTTCGCTTGCGAGCACGAAGGCGTCGTACCCGATCTGGTCACCACGGCCAAAGGGATCGCTGGCGGCCTGCCACTCTCAGCGGTGACTGGTGAGGCTCGCCTGATGGACGAGGTCCACATCGGCGGCCTGGGTGGGACGTTCGGGGGCAACCCGGTAGCCTGCGCCTCCGCCTTGGCGTCGATCCGCACCATGGAGGACCTCGACCTCACAAGCGCTGCCTCGAGGATCGGTGTCATCGTCTCGGAGCGGCTCCACGCCCTGCAGGCCGCGCATCCCGCAATAGGTGACGTGCGTGGGCGGGGTGGCATGTACGCCATGGAGCTAGTGGAAGCGGGAACGAAGAGATCAAATGCGCAAGCGGCCCAGGCCCTGGCCAAAGCCTGCCACCAGGCAGGGCTGATCGTTCTCACCTGCGGGACGCACGGCAATGTCGTACGGCTGCTCCCACCCCTGGTCATCGATGACGCCCTCCTGTTGGAGGCCCTCGACGTGCTGGCCGAGGCGGCCGACACGGTGCTCGCTGCCGACTAG
- a CDS encoding NAD-dependent epimerase/dehydratase family protein — translation MSETIFVTGATGLAGANICKHLVMRGDSVRALARASADTEPLAALGVAIVTGDVTDPDDVRRAATGADAAIHCAALLGGASQHLPDFEAVNVLGTKHVLDVAEALDMRRVVAVSTGTFFDTAGGLEREDAPVMKEPSSDPYTITKMAAFQDAMARAAAGRDVVSTHPGAIFGPSPVASNALGRTSFNRVLLSALRQRVTRYLTFPVSWVFADDIARGCVLALDRGVSGERYMLDGRPEDVVSTAEACNRICALAGVDHQVEDVPPSDDPELLAVFGPTLMAIASKLASVRTPHRDLTETKTYKRLGYNPIGLDEGLRLTAAWLGEMGSFGRTGR, via the coding sequence ATGAGTGAGACGATCTTCGTCACCGGCGCTACCGGGCTGGCCGGTGCCAACATCTGCAAGCACCTTGTCATGCGCGGCGACAGCGTCCGGGCGCTGGCTCGCGCCTCGGCTGACACGGAGCCTCTCGCCGCCCTGGGGGTCGCCATCGTGACGGGCGACGTCACAGATCCCGACGACGTGCGGCGCGCCGCCACCGGCGCCGATGCAGCGATTCACTGTGCGGCCCTGCTGGGCGGCGCGAGCCAACACCTACCTGACTTCGAGGCCGTCAACGTCCTCGGGACGAAGCACGTCCTCGACGTCGCCGAAGCGCTCGACATGCGCCGTGTCGTCGCCGTGAGCACGGGCACGTTCTTCGACACGGCTGGAGGTCTCGAGCGCGAGGACGCCCCGGTCATGAAAGAACCGAGCTCGGATCCCTACACGATCACCAAGATGGCCGCATTCCAGGACGCCATGGCCCGAGCGGCAGCCGGCCGAGATGTCGTATCCACCCACCCCGGGGCCATCTTCGGTCCCTCTCCGGTGGCGAGCAATGCCCTTGGTCGTACAAGCTTCAACCGGGTGCTGCTGTCCGCTCTCCGTCAACGCGTCACGCGGTATCTCACCTTTCCAGTGAGCTGGGTTTTCGCCGACGACATCGCGCGCGGCTGCGTTCTGGCTCTCGATCGCGGCGTGTCGGGTGAGCGCTACATGCTCGACGGCCGTCCCGAGGATGTCGTGAGCACCGCCGAGGCCTGCAACCGGATCTGTGCTCTGGCCGGCGTCGACCATCAGGTGGAGGACGTCCCACCGTCGGACGATCCCGAGTTGCTTGCGGTCTTCGGACCGACGCTGATGGCGATCGCTTCCAAACTGGCCTCGGTCCGGACACCTCACCGCGACCTCACGGAGACGAAGACGTACAAGCGGCTTGGCTACAACCCCATCGGCCTCGACGAGGGCCTCCGTCTCACCGCCGCGTGGCTAGGCGAGATGGGCAGCTTCGGCCGGACTGGTCGGTAG
- the katG gene encoding catalase/peroxidase HPI: MSDRGSESENPVLPYPAPIRRRTNLDWWPNQLNLQVLHQHSPKANPLGEDFNYAEEFKTLDLDALKRDITEVMTTSQDWWPADYGNYGPLWIRMSWHAAGTYRIHDGRGGGGTGAQRFAPLNSWPDNASLDKARRLLWPVKQRYGRKISWADLIIFAGNVAYEAMGFKTFGFGFGREDIWAPEDDIYWGPEDTWLGDERYRGDRELDRPFGAVQMGLIYVNPEGPNSNPDPLAAAKDIRETFGRMAMNDEETLALIVGGHTFGKCHGAVGAEYVGPEPEACPVEEQGLGWKNTFGTGKGADTLTSGLEGAWTNEPTKWDNGFLDNLFKYDWKLTTSPAGANQWTPTDPAAENDVPDAHLPSKRHAPMMLTTDLALKLDPIYGPIAKRFHENPDQLADAFARAWYKLLHRDMGPVSRYLGPWVPEPQLWQDPVPQVDHELIRDKDIAALKGKILASGLSVSQLVSTAWASAASFRGTDMRGGANGARIRLAPQRDWDVNDPAELAKALQTLEQIQQDFNRSQSGGKTVSLADVIVLGGCAAVEQAAKNAGQDVTVPFVPGRTDASQEQTDVESFAVLEPFADGFRNYVRTGEKFPAEHALVERANMLTLTAPEMTVLVGGMRALNANFDRSAHGVFTDRPEVLTNDFFVNLLDMGTEWKASVSAENVYEGRDRGTGKVKWTGTAVDLVFGSNSQLRGISEVYGSGDSKEKFVRDFVAAWDKVMNLDRFDLT, translated from the coding sequence GTGTCTGACCGCGGCAGCGAAAGCGAGAACCCAGTACTCCCGTACCCGGCCCCGATTCGGCGGAGGACGAACCTCGACTGGTGGCCGAATCAGCTGAACCTGCAGGTTCTTCACCAGCATTCGCCCAAGGCCAATCCGCTGGGCGAGGACTTCAACTACGCAGAAGAGTTCAAGACCCTCGACCTCGATGCGCTGAAGCGGGACATCACCGAGGTGATGACGACGTCGCAGGACTGGTGGCCCGCCGACTACGGCAACTACGGGCCGCTCTGGATCCGGATGTCGTGGCACGCTGCAGGCACGTACCGCATCCACGACGGCCGGGGCGGTGGCGGTACCGGCGCTCAGCGCTTCGCCCCCCTCAACAGCTGGCCCGACAACGCGAGCCTCGACAAGGCGCGCCGCCTGCTCTGGCCGGTCAAGCAGAGGTACGGCCGGAAGATCTCCTGGGCCGATCTGATCATCTTCGCCGGCAACGTGGCCTACGAAGCGATGGGGTTCAAGACGTTCGGCTTCGGGTTCGGGCGAGAGGACATCTGGGCCCCCGAGGACGACATCTACTGGGGACCCGAGGACACCTGGCTCGGAGATGAGCGCTACCGAGGCGACAGGGAGCTCGACAGGCCGTTCGGCGCCGTGCAGATGGGCCTCATCTACGTGAACCCGGAGGGACCCAACAGCAACCCGGATCCGCTCGCCGCCGCCAAGGACATTCGAGAGACCTTCGGTCGTATGGCGATGAACGACGAGGAGACCCTTGCGCTCATCGTCGGCGGCCACACGTTCGGCAAGTGCCATGGCGCAGTCGGCGCCGAGTACGTCGGTCCCGAACCCGAGGCCTGCCCCGTCGAGGAGCAAGGCCTGGGCTGGAAGAACACCTTCGGCACTGGCAAGGGCGCCGACACGCTCACCAGCGGGCTGGAGGGGGCATGGACCAACGAGCCGACGAAGTGGGACAACGGGTTCCTCGACAACCTGTTCAAGTACGACTGGAAGCTCACGACGAGCCCCGCCGGCGCGAACCAGTGGACTCCGACCGACCCCGCGGCGGAGAACGACGTGCCGGATGCTCATCTTCCGTCGAAGCGGCACGCCCCCATGATGCTGACGACGGATCTTGCGTTGAAGCTGGACCCGATCTACGGGCCGATCGCGAAGCGATTCCACGAGAATCCGGACCAGTTGGCAGACGCCTTCGCCAGGGCGTGGTACAAGCTGCTGCACCGCGACATGGGACCCGTCTCGCGCTATCTCGGCCCGTGGGTTCCGGAGCCGCAGCTGTGGCAGGACCCCGTCCCCCAGGTCGATCATGAACTGATCCGGGACAAGGATATTGCCGCCCTCAAGGGCAAGATCCTCGCGTCTGGACTGTCCGTTTCCCAGCTGGTCTCCACCGCATGGGCGTCGGCGGCGAGCTTCCGCGGTACTGACATGCGCGGCGGCGCGAACGGGGCACGAATTCGCCTTGCGCCGCAGAGGGACTGGGACGTCAACGACCCGGCCGAACTGGCGAAGGCGCTGCAGACCCTCGAGCAGATCCAGCAGGACTTCAACAGGTCACAGTCGGGCGGGAAGACCGTCTCGCTCGCTGACGTGATCGTCCTGGGCGGATGCGCGGCCGTCGAGCAAGCGGCGAAGAACGCCGGGCAGGACGTCACAGTTCCCTTCGTGCCGGGGCGCACCGACGCCTCGCAGGAGCAAACCGACGTGGAGTCGTTTGCCGTGCTCGAACCGTTCGCCGACGGGTTCCGCAACTACGTGCGAACCGGAGAGAAGTTCCCGGCGGAGCACGCGCTGGTTGAGCGAGCGAACATGTTGACGTTGACCGCTCCCGAGATGACGGTTCTCGTCGGTGGCATGCGCGCCCTGAACGCCAACTTCGACCGGTCCGCACACGGCGTCTTCACTGACCGGCCCGAGGTGTTGACCAACGACTTCTTCGTGAACCTGCTCGACATGGGCACGGAGTGGAAGGCATCCGTCTCGGCTGAGAACGTGTACGAGGGCCGCGACCGCGGGACGGGCAAGGTCAAGTGGACCGGCACTGCCGTCGACCTCGTCTTCGGTTCGAACTCCCAACTCCGAGGCATCTCGGAGGTCTACGGATCTGGCGACTCGAAGGAGAAGTTCGTACGCGACTTCGTGGCTGCGTGGGACAAGGTCATGAACCTCGATCGCTTCGACCTCACCTGA
- a CDS encoding cytochrome d ubiquinol oxidase subunit II, which produces MIAATVGAILLAAIAAYAIFGGADFGGGLWDLLAGGDVRGRAPRRLIEESITPVWEANHVWLVFALVIFWTAFPTGFSAVMNTAAVPLWLALFGVVLRGIGLAFRKETARLSLQRAFGAMFAFSSLLTPFFMGTVIGAIAAGSVPANATHLSLSAWTQATSLLIGFLFVSACAYLAAVYLIEEAARRDEDRLRRYFTLRAIVAGVVTGALSLATLLELHASNETLSNRLTGRALPFVVLAGVIGLAVLGLLASRRRQGLRVLSALGVALVVWGWGVAQYPAVLPGTSVNLGNAGAPNSTLVALVVIFVIAVFLVGPSFALLFSMQGRLLLRSDGPTMLVADPLGAEPSRVSRGQQRGPSGTPGPGGWLTLVGLLAAGAIVRALERRSQRR; this is translated from the coding sequence GTGATCGCGGCCACGGTCGGAGCCATCCTGCTGGCCGCCATCGCCGCCTACGCCATTTTCGGCGGGGCGGACTTCGGCGGTGGCCTGTGGGATCTGCTGGCCGGTGGTGACGTCCGTGGCCGCGCCCCGCGCCGGCTGATCGAGGAGTCCATCACCCCGGTGTGGGAAGCCAACCACGTCTGGCTCGTCTTCGCCCTGGTCATCTTCTGGACCGCCTTCCCCACCGGATTCTCGGCCGTGATGAATACGGCGGCCGTGCCGCTATGGCTGGCGCTGTTCGGAGTGGTCCTGCGTGGGATCGGCCTCGCCTTTCGCAAGGAAACGGCTCGATTGAGCCTGCAGCGTGCCTTCGGGGCCATGTTCGCCTTCTCCTCGCTCCTCACCCCCTTCTTCATGGGGACAGTGATCGGGGCCATCGCCGCCGGCAGCGTTCCCGCCAACGCGACCCACCTCAGTCTCTCGGCGTGGACCCAGGCGACCTCCCTGCTGATCGGGTTCCTGTTCGTGAGCGCGTGTGCCTATCTGGCTGCCGTCTACCTCATCGAGGAAGCGGCGCGAAGAGACGAAGACCGCCTACGGCGCTACTTCACCCTCCGGGCCATCGTCGCCGGAGTGGTCACCGGGGCGCTGTCGCTAGCCACCCTTCTGGAGTTGCACGCCTCGAACGAGACATTGTCCAACCGCCTGACCGGCCGGGCGCTTCCTTTTGTCGTGCTGGCCGGCGTGATCGGCCTGGCCGTCCTGGGGCTCTTGGCCAGTCGCCGACGGCAGGGCCTTCGTGTCTTGTCCGCCCTGGGGGTGGCCCTGGTCGTGTGGGGCTGGGGGGTGGCCCAGTACCCTGCTGTGCTGCCTGGAACCTCCGTGAATTTGGGCAATGCTGGCGCCCCGAACTCGACGCTGGTGGCCCTGGTCGTGATCTTCGTCATTGCGGTCTTCCTCGTGGGCCCGTCCTTCGCGCTGCTGTTCTCCATGCAAGGCCGCCTCCTCCTGCGCAGCGACGGACCAACGATGCTGGTGGCGGATCCCCTTGGCGCTGAGCCATCCCGGGTGTCGCGGGGCCAGCAGAGGGGGCCTTCGGGTACGCCCGGCCCCGGCGGTTGGCTGACTCTTGTCGGCCTGCTCGCCGCCGGCGCCATCGTTCGGGCCCTCGAGCGTCGAAGCCAGCGGCGCTGA
- a CDS encoding transcriptional repressor: MDLLTRLRDRNWRLSPQRRVVAEVLVGDHVHLTAEEVHDLARERLPEISRATVYNTLNELVSMGELLEVDVVDGPKRYDPNVGDEHDHLVCERCHAIRDVPRSRRSPTIPEDALAGYVVTAVEVTHRGLCPACAARDRRS; encoded by the coding sequence ATGGACTTGCTCACCCGCCTACGGGACCGGAACTGGCGGCTCAGCCCACAACGGCGGGTCGTGGCCGAGGTGCTCGTCGGCGACCACGTCCATCTGACCGCCGAGGAGGTTCACGACCTCGCTCGGGAGCGGCTCCCCGAGATCAGCAGGGCCACGGTGTACAACACGCTCAACGAGCTCGTGTCCATGGGCGAGCTCCTCGAGGTCGACGTCGTCGACGGGCCGAAGCGCTACGACCCCAACGTCGGCGACGAGCACGACCACCTCGTGTGCGAGCGCTGCCATGCCATCCGCGACGTCCCTCGCTCCCGGAGGTCGCCGACCATCCCCGAGGACGCGCTAGCTGGCTACGTGGTGACCGCGGTGGAGGTCACGCATCGGGGGCTGTGCCCCGCTTGCGCGGCACGCGACCGCCGCAGCTAG
- a CDS encoding TIGR03557 family F420-dependent LLM class oxidoreductase, with the protein MLCEQAGPRQLVRDVALAEQAGFDFAVISDHYFPWLDSQGHSPYAWSVLGAAAQATDRIPLMTYVTCPIRRYHPAVVAQKAATMQLLSEGRFTLGLGAGENLNEHIVGGRWPVASLRHEMLEEAVQIIRALWRGGTVTHRGKHFDVESARVWDLPDTSPPIGVAVSGPEGCRLAGRYADAMIAVEPRADLGQMFDEAGGTGKPRIAQIALSYDPDERVAVTRAMQQFRWFTGDWKVNAELPLPASFNAASRTVREEDVTSQMPCGPDIRRHVAGIREFEAAGFTHVALVQVGADTQEEFISWAATELLPTLRG; encoded by the coding sequence ATGTTGTGCGAGCAGGCAGGCCCGAGACAGCTGGTGCGAGACGTCGCTCTTGCCGAGCAAGCCGGCTTCGACTTCGCAGTGATCAGTGATCATTACTTCCCGTGGCTGGACTCACAAGGACACTCCCCGTACGCATGGAGCGTGCTCGGCGCCGCCGCCCAGGCCACCGATCGCATTCCGCTCATGACCTATGTCACCTGCCCGATCCGCCGCTATCACCCAGCCGTCGTCGCACAGAAGGCGGCGACCATGCAGCTGCTGTCCGAGGGTCGGTTCACCCTCGGGCTCGGTGCGGGCGAGAACCTCAACGAACACATCGTCGGCGGCCGGTGGCCCGTGGCCAGCTTGCGCCACGAGATGCTGGAGGAGGCGGTACAGATCATCCGGGCTCTGTGGAGGGGCGGCACGGTGACGCATCGAGGTAAGCATTTTGATGTCGAATCCGCCAGGGTCTGGGACCTGCCGGACACCTCGCCGCCGATCGGCGTCGCAGTGTCAGGGCCAGAAGGTTGTCGTCTGGCGGGACGGTACGCGGACGCCATGATTGCCGTCGAGCCTCGTGCCGACCTCGGCCAGATGTTCGACGAGGCGGGAGGCACCGGGAAGCCTCGCATCGCCCAGATAGCGTTGTCTTACGATCCCGATGAGCGGGTCGCGGTCACGCGGGCGATGCAGCAGTTCCGCTGGTTCACCGGTGACTGGAAGGTCAACGCCGAGCTCCCACTCCCAGCCTCATTCAATGCGGCATCCAGGACGGTGCGCGAGGAGGACGTAACTTCGCAGATGCCATGCGGCCCGGACATCCGGCGCCATGTCGCCGGGATTCGCGAGTTCGAGGCGGCCGGGTTTACCCACGTGGCCTTGGTGCAGGTCGGTGCTGATACCCAAGAAGAATTCATCTCGTGGGCGGCAACCGAATTGCTGCCCACCCTGCGAGGATGA